A window of the Ostrea edulis chromosome 1, xbOstEdul1.1, whole genome shotgun sequence genome harbors these coding sequences:
- the LOC125682429 gene encoding iroquois-class homeodomain protein irx-1-B-like isoform X1 yields MSLGNSRTDHLQVCSDPMCTATSDPYSGRLSCRCFQSHMRDARTGYQPNGQFPSIPSTSYHPHMYSSGYGMDPMANPSSILQGSQTMRMDSGSYPSIPSSTLTNGGLHSSSLLSTSLPPPSTLTSSGITSNSLTSQFQAPLSPSLVTASSVNNLDTVLRSQVYNYMNMQYSGFDMNGGRRKNATRETTAPLKAWLKEHMKNPYPTKAEKVMLAIVTKMTLTQISTWFANARRRLKKENKSEWNSDHSNNSSDDDNTNDDIPANSDDRLCVEPIPPQADEIADEISDSASKLPEATISIPPMTRRYEHLPTLQPESTSTFDPTNTPLKVPLPSFSTFMSGGASASASSHPEPTVHHFANGSQLMPPPSSFTPYNTVYQNQQPSYSQPQSNFQHEYPNSMNYNPSPSYQYDSVTNYFKNHPNFAHEYSTVADKENLQVDTHNMLSTDFLADGSVTKNSDSESTGQKSTDSSPSSVKSKIWSISEIIGSSMSKINESDLGAFAQSLLGDEK; encoded by the exons ATGTCACTTGGAAATAGTCGCACAGATCATTTG CAAGTCTGTAGTGATCCCATGTGTACGGCAACCTCTGACCCCTACTCGGGCAGGTTAAGTTGCCGGTGTTTCCAGAGTCATATGCGGGATGCCAGGACAGGGTATCAACCGAACGGGCAGTTCCCCTCCATCCCCAGCACCTCCTACCACCCCCACATGTACTCTAGTGGCTACGGCATGGACCCAATGGCAAACCCGTCTTCAATACTG CAGGGCTCACAAACGATGCGGATGGACAGCGGATCATATCCGTCTATTCCATCCAGCACGCTGACGAACGGAGGCCTCCACTCATCGTCTCTACTCTCAACCAGTCTTCCTCCGCCGAGCACGTTAACCTCAAGTGGAATCACATCAAACAGTTTGACGTCACAGTTTCAAGCGCCCCTCTCACCTAGTCTGGTCACCGCATCCAGTGTGAATAATTTAGACACTGTGTTGCGATCCCAAGTTTACAACTATATGAATATGCA GTATTCAGGGTTCGACATGAATGGAGGAAGACGAAAAAACGCTACACGGGAAACTACTGCTCCTCTCAAAGCATGGCTAAAAGAACACATGAAAAATCCCTATCCAACAAAAGCAGAAAAAGTTATGCTTGCCATCGTGACGAAAATGACTCTGACACAAATTTCAACGTGGTTTGCAAATGCTAGACGAAGGCTGAAGAAAGAAAACAAGAGTGAATGGAATTCGGATCATTCAAATAATTCTAGTGATGACGATAACACAAACGATGATATTCCCGCCAATTCTGATGATCGTCTGTGTGTTGAACCTATTCCTCCCCAAGCGGACGAAATAGCAGACGAGATTTCCGATTCTGCATCAAAACTTCCAGAAGCAACTATTTCAATCCCGCCAATGACCAGACGATATGAACATT TACCAACACTACAACCAGAATCCACTTCCACATTCGATCCCACCAACACACCTCTCAAAGTTCCTCTTCCCTCTTTTTCAACTTTTATGAGTGGCGGTGCCAGTGCCAGTGCCTCAAGTCACCCAGAACCAACCGTCCACCATTTCGCCAACGGAAGTCAGTTAATGCCACCCCCCAGTTCATTTACCCCATACAACACTGTTTACCAAAATCAACAACCATCTTACAGCCAACCTCAGTCGAATTTCCAGCATGAATATCCtaattcaatgaattataatCCGTCCCCTTCCTATCAATATGACTCAGTGACTAATTACTTCAAGAACCATCCAAATTTCGCGCATGAATACAGCACAGTGGCTGACAAGGAGAATCTCCAAGTGGACACTCACAATATGCTAAGCACCGACTTCCTGGCAGATGGTTCCGTTACAAAAAATAGTGACAGTGAATCAACTGGTCAGAAAAGTACGGACAGTAGTCCATCCTCTGTTAAATCCAAAATCTGGTCTATCTCAGAAATTATTGGTTCAAGCATGTCTAAAATCAACGAAAGTGATTTGGGTGCTTTTGCACAGTCCCTTCTAGGAGACGAAAAATGA
- the LOC125682429 gene encoding homeobox protein caupolican-like isoform X2: protein MSLGNSRTDHLQVCSDPMCTATSDPYSGRLSCRCFQSHMRDARTGYQPNGQFPSIPSTSYHPHMYSSGYGMDPMANPSSILGSQTMRMDSGSYPSIPSSTLTNGGLHSSSLLSTSLPPPSTLTSSGITSNSLTSQFQAPLSPSLVTASSVNNLDTVLRSQVYNYMNMQYSGFDMNGGRRKNATRETTAPLKAWLKEHMKNPYPTKAEKVMLAIVTKMTLTQISTWFANARRRLKKENKSEWNSDHSNNSSDDDNTNDDIPANSDDRLCVEPIPPQADEIADEISDSASKLPEATISIPPMTRRYEHLPTLQPESTSTFDPTNTPLKVPLPSFSTFMSGGASASASSHPEPTVHHFANGSQLMPPPSSFTPYNTVYQNQQPSYSQPQSNFQHEYPNSMNYNPSPSYQYDSVTNYFKNHPNFAHEYSTVADKENLQVDTHNMLSTDFLADGSVTKNSDSESTGQKSTDSSPSSVKSKIWSISEIIGSSMSKINESDLGAFAQSLLGDEK, encoded by the exons ATGTCACTTGGAAATAGTCGCACAGATCATTTG CAAGTCTGTAGTGATCCCATGTGTACGGCAACCTCTGACCCCTACTCGGGCAGGTTAAGTTGCCGGTGTTTCCAGAGTCATATGCGGGATGCCAGGACAGGGTATCAACCGAACGGGCAGTTCCCCTCCATCCCCAGCACCTCCTACCACCCCCACATGTACTCTAGTGGCTACGGCATGGACCCAATGGCAAACCCGTCTTCAATACTG GGCTCACAAACGATGCGGATGGACAGCGGATCATATCCGTCTATTCCATCCAGCACGCTGACGAACGGAGGCCTCCACTCATCGTCTCTACTCTCAACCAGTCTTCCTCCGCCGAGCACGTTAACCTCAAGTGGAATCACATCAAACAGTTTGACGTCACAGTTTCAAGCGCCCCTCTCACCTAGTCTGGTCACCGCATCCAGTGTGAATAATTTAGACACTGTGTTGCGATCCCAAGTTTACAACTATATGAATATGCA GTATTCAGGGTTCGACATGAATGGAGGAAGACGAAAAAACGCTACACGGGAAACTACTGCTCCTCTCAAAGCATGGCTAAAAGAACACATGAAAAATCCCTATCCAACAAAAGCAGAAAAAGTTATGCTTGCCATCGTGACGAAAATGACTCTGACACAAATTTCAACGTGGTTTGCAAATGCTAGACGAAGGCTGAAGAAAGAAAACAAGAGTGAATGGAATTCGGATCATTCAAATAATTCTAGTGATGACGATAACACAAACGATGATATTCCCGCCAATTCTGATGATCGTCTGTGTGTTGAACCTATTCCTCCCCAAGCGGACGAAATAGCAGACGAGATTTCCGATTCTGCATCAAAACTTCCAGAAGCAACTATTTCAATCCCGCCAATGACCAGACGATATGAACATT TACCAACACTACAACCAGAATCCACTTCCACATTCGATCCCACCAACACACCTCTCAAAGTTCCTCTTCCCTCTTTTTCAACTTTTATGAGTGGCGGTGCCAGTGCCAGTGCCTCAAGTCACCCAGAACCAACCGTCCACCATTTCGCCAACGGAAGTCAGTTAATGCCACCCCCCAGTTCATTTACCCCATACAACACTGTTTACCAAAATCAACAACCATCTTACAGCCAACCTCAGTCGAATTTCCAGCATGAATATCCtaattcaatgaattataatCCGTCCCCTTCCTATCAATATGACTCAGTGACTAATTACTTCAAGAACCATCCAAATTTCGCGCATGAATACAGCACAGTGGCTGACAAGGAGAATCTCCAAGTGGACACTCACAATATGCTAAGCACCGACTTCCTGGCAGATGGTTCCGTTACAAAAAATAGTGACAGTGAATCAACTGGTCAGAAAAGTACGGACAGTAGTCCATCCTCTGTTAAATCCAAAATCTGGTCTATCTCAGAAATTATTGGTTCAAGCATGTCTAAAATCAACGAAAGTGATTTGGGTGCTTTTGCACAGTCCCTTCTAGGAGACGAAAAATGA